From Symphalangus syndactylus isolate Jambi chromosome X, NHGRI_mSymSyn1-v2.1_pri, whole genome shotgun sequence, the proteins below share one genomic window:
- the LOC129475368 gene encoding LOW QUALITY PROTEIN: T-complex protein 11-like X-linked protein 2 (The sequence of the model RefSeq protein was modified relative to this genomic sequence to represent the inferred CDS: substituted 1 base at 1 genomic stop codon), with amino-acid sequence MPKTEETVLQNDPSVAENGAPEPKTPGQSQKSKSFCLDDQSPESRPDVFSVTDLIETVNEVSKLSISHEIVVNQDFYVEETILPPNSVEGRFAEAMYNAFWNHLKEQLLSTPPDFTCALELLKDVKETLLSLLLPXQNRLRNEIEEALDTDLLKQEAEHGALDVPHLSNHILNLMALLCAPVRDEAIQKLETITDPVQLLRGIFRVLGLMKMDMVNSTIQSFRPYLQEHSIQYEQTKFQELLDKQPILLDYTTKLLTKAATDITTLRPSSPDSPSSSCSMACSLPNGAGNNSEPPSPTMVLYQGYLNLLLWDPENEEFPETLLMDGIRLQELAFQLHQLTVLASVLLVARSFSGEVLFSSPEFVDRLKCITKALTEEFISRPEETMLSVSEQVSQEVHQGLKDMGLTTLSSENTASLELDAVVHDGQEEKQHMGNNASSQS; translated from the exons ATGCCAAAGACTGAGGAAACTGTGCTCCAGAATGATCCTAGTGTAGCAGAGAATGGGGCCCCTGAGCCTAAAACACCAGGGCAGAGCCAGAAAAGCAAGAGTTTCTGTTTAGATGACCAGTCTCCTG agAGCAGACCTGATGTCTTTTCTGTCACAGATCTGATAGAGACAGTTAATGAAGTTTCCAAGCTGAGCATTTCCCATGAAATTGTAGTAAACCAAGATTTCTATGTGGAAGAGACCATTTTACCTCCAAACAG TGTAGAAGGCAGGTTTGCAGAGGCAATGTACAATGCTTTTTGGAACCATCTGAAAGAACAGCTATTGAGTACTCCTCCTGACTTCACTTGTGCTCTTGAACTTCTAAAAGATGTTAAGGAG ACCTTGCTATCACTGCTATTACCATGACAGAACcgcctaagaaatgagatagaagaAGCTCTGGACACAGATCTCCTCAAGCAGGAAGCAGAACATGGGGCCCTGGATGTCCCTCATCTTTCTAACCACATTCTCAATTTGATGGCTCTGCTATGTGCACCAGTTCGAGATGAAGCGATACAGAAACTAGAGACCATAACAGATCCAGTGCAGTTACTGAG GGGCATCTTCCGTGTTCTGGGCCTAATGAAAATGGACATGGTGAACTCTACCATCCAGAGCTTTCGACCCTACCTGCAGGAGCATTCCATCCAGTATGAACAAACTAAATTCCAGGAACTCCTTGATAAACAGCCCA TTCTCCTGGATTATACCACAAAATTGCTAaccaaagcagccacagacatcACTACACTACGTCCGAGTTCTCCTGACTCACCTAGCTCCTCCTGCAGCATGGCGTGTTCACTTCCAAACGGGGCAGGTAACAACTCAGAGCCCCCCAGTCCAACAATGGTGCTATACCAAGGCTACCTGAACCTCCTCCTCTGGGATCCTGAAAACGAAGAATTCCCGGAG ACTCTGCTGATGGATGGAATCCGGCTCCAGGAACTGGCGTTCCAGTTGCACCAGTTAACTGTCCTGGCCTCAGTCTTGCTAGTGGCCAGAAGCTTCTCTGGTGAAGTTTTATTCAGCTCACCTGAATTTGTGGATAGACTGAAATGCATCACCAAGGCCCTAACTGAGGAATTTATCTCCAG GCCTGAAGAGACTATGCTGAGTGTGAGTGAACAGGTGTCTCAGGAAGTCCATCAAGGCCTTAAGGACATGGGCCTCACTACTCTGAGCAGTGAAAACACAGCGTCTCTG GAACTTGATGCCGTTGTACATGATGGGCAGGAAGAGAAGCAACATATGGGGAATAATGCCTCCTCTCAGAGCTAA